The Mytilus galloprovincialis chromosome 2, xbMytGall1.hap1.1, whole genome shotgun sequence genome has a window encoding:
- the LOC143063978 gene encoding N-chimaerin-like isoform X1 — protein MFRIVDDSPPTEGVTLRETKHDYFTVLADGGESQPLPTWKTYLYTLQLQAPKPKVIPCQREVPNKPPFYQKEYHGNISREEADRLLCQGDGSYLVRKSERAHDAYTLAISFEGQTKNFKLFNDGQHYVGEKRFDTVHDLVADGLIHFYVEAKASDYISKLSNESNYAESPYLAYTAKKKRLHLSDKNRKTVVRHPGDQADGEKRISNGSATNGAVVDDDLDTEELDANVHEYEKPHVFKTTNFIGLNWCDYCANFMWGLIAQGVKCQDCGFSAHKKCSEKVPNDCMPDIKFVKNLYGADLTTAVKLRNTPLPIVVTKCIKEIESRGLEHEGLYRIAGLHDEVETIRMEFDKDLEKTDISEARYDDIHSLTSVLKLYFRLLPIPLVTFDAYKILLDAIKYSDLRSQDQLSKIREALSKLPPAHYQTLRYLLAHLVRVTEKKPKNMMGPDNLAIVFAPTLMRSPEADPFVSLLSAGHEQRSIEVMISCYRDLFGRISTQQSVNEHRLVDHV, from the exons ATGTTTCGTATTGTTGACGATTCTCCTCCTACAGAGGGAGTAACTCTTAGGGAAACTAAACATGATTATTTTACTGTTCTTGCAGATGGTGGAGAAAGTCAACCCTTACCTACTTGGAAAACATATT taTACACACTACAGCTTCAAGCTCCTAAACCAAAGGTTATACCATGCCAAAGGGAG GTACCTAACAAGCCACCATTTTACCAAAAAGA ATACCATGGTAACATAAGTCGAGAAGAGGCTGACCGTCTGCTGTGTCAGGGTGATGGTTCATATCTAGTCAGGAAAAGTGAACGAGCGCACGATGCATATACATTAGCTATTAG ttttgaaggacagaccaaaaactttaaattatttaatgatGGGCAGCATTATGTCGGAGAAAAACGTTTTGATACAGTACACGATTTAGTAGCTGATGGACTTATTCACTTTTATGTGGAAGCGAAAGCTTCAGACTATATATCAAAACTCTCTAATGAATCAAATTATGCTGAGTCCCCATATCTGGCATACACTGCCAAGAAAAAACGACTACACCTCTCAGACAAAAATCGCAAAACTGTAGTTCGACATCCAGGCGACCAGGCTGATGGGGAAAAAAGAATATCAAATGGATCTGCAACAAATGGTGCCGTGGTTGATGATGAT CTAGACACAGAAGAACTGGATGCAAATGTCCATGAGTATGAAAAGCCTCATGTGTTTAAG ACAACTAACTTTATTGGATTGAACTGGTGTGATTATTGTGCCAACTTCATGTGGGGATTGATAGCACAAGGTGTTAAATGCCAAG attgtGGTTTTAGTGCTCACAAAAAATGTTCAGAGAAAGTCCCAAATGATTGTATGCCAGATATTAAATTTGTAAAGAATCTTTATGGTGCTGATTTGACGACTGCTGTGAAGTTACGCAATACTCCCTTACCCATTGttgttacaaaatgtattaaagaAATAGAAAGTCGAG GTTTGGAACATGAAGGCTTATACAGAATAGCAGGTTTACATGACGAAGTGGAAACTATCAGAATGGAGTTTGATaaag atCTTGAAAAGACAGATATTAGTGAAGCTAGATATGATGACATCCACAGTTTAACCAGTGTACTAAAACTATATTTCCGTCTTTTACCCATACCACTAGTTACTTTTGATGCTTATAAAATTTTACTGGATGCAATAA AATACAGTGATTTAAGAAGTCAAGATCAGTTGTCTAAAATTAGAGAAGCTTTGTCTAAACTACCTCCTGCCCATTATCAAACTCTCCGATATTTATTGGCACACCTTGTCAG AGTTACAGAGAAGAAACCAAAGAATATGATGGGACCTGACAATCTAGCAATAGTATTTGCTCCAACTCTAATGAGAAGTCCAGAAGCAGATCCCTTTGTCAGTTTACTGTCAGCTGGCCATGAACAAAGATCAATAGAAGTCATGATATCATGTTACAGAGACTTGTTTGGCAGAATTAGTACACAACAAAGTGTTAACGAACATAGACTGGTAGATCATGTGTAG
- the LOC143063978 gene encoding N-chimaerin-like isoform X3 has translation MTYQSNYGGESQPLPTWKTYLYTLQLQAPKPKVIPCQREVPNKPPFYQKEYHGNISREEADRLLCQGDGSYLVRKSERAHDAYTLAISFEGQTKNFKLFNDGQHYVGEKRFDTVHDLVADGLIHFYVEAKASDYISKLSNESNYAESPYLAYTAKKKRLHLSDKNRKTVVRHPGDQADGEKRISNGSATNGAVVDDDLDTEELDANVHEYEKPHVFKTTNFIGLNWCDYCANFMWGLIAQGVKCQDCGFSAHKKCSEKVPNDCMPDIKFVKNLYGADLTTAVKLRNTPLPIVVTKCIKEIESRGLEHEGLYRIAGLHDEVETIRMEFDKDLEKTDISEARYDDIHSLTSVLKLYFRLLPIPLVTFDAYKILLDAIKYSDLRSQDQLSKIREALSKLPPAHYQTLRYLLAHLVRVTEKKPKNMMGPDNLAIVFAPTLMRSPEADPFVSLLSAGHEQRSIEVMISCYRDLFGRISTQQSVNEHRLVDHV, from the exons ATGACCTATCAGAGTAACT ATGGTGGAGAAAGTCAACCCTTACCTACTTGGAAAACATATT taTACACACTACAGCTTCAAGCTCCTAAACCAAAGGTTATACCATGCCAAAGGGAG GTACCTAACAAGCCACCATTTTACCAAAAAGA ATACCATGGTAACATAAGTCGAGAAGAGGCTGACCGTCTGCTGTGTCAGGGTGATGGTTCATATCTAGTCAGGAAAAGTGAACGAGCGCACGATGCATATACATTAGCTATTAG ttttgaaggacagaccaaaaactttaaattatttaatgatGGGCAGCATTATGTCGGAGAAAAACGTTTTGATACAGTACACGATTTAGTAGCTGATGGACTTATTCACTTTTATGTGGAAGCGAAAGCTTCAGACTATATATCAAAACTCTCTAATGAATCAAATTATGCTGAGTCCCCATATCTGGCATACACTGCCAAGAAAAAACGACTACACCTCTCAGACAAAAATCGCAAAACTGTAGTTCGACATCCAGGCGACCAGGCTGATGGGGAAAAAAGAATATCAAATGGATCTGCAACAAATGGTGCCGTGGTTGATGATGAT CTAGACACAGAAGAACTGGATGCAAATGTCCATGAGTATGAAAAGCCTCATGTGTTTAAG ACAACTAACTTTATTGGATTGAACTGGTGTGATTATTGTGCCAACTTCATGTGGGGATTGATAGCACAAGGTGTTAAATGCCAAG attgtGGTTTTAGTGCTCACAAAAAATGTTCAGAGAAAGTCCCAAATGATTGTATGCCAGATATTAAATTTGTAAAGAATCTTTATGGTGCTGATTTGACGACTGCTGTGAAGTTACGCAATACTCCCTTACCCATTGttgttacaaaatgtattaaagaAATAGAAAGTCGAG GTTTGGAACATGAAGGCTTATACAGAATAGCAGGTTTACATGACGAAGTGGAAACTATCAGAATGGAGTTTGATaaag atCTTGAAAAGACAGATATTAGTGAAGCTAGATATGATGACATCCACAGTTTAACCAGTGTACTAAAACTATATTTCCGTCTTTTACCCATACCACTAGTTACTTTTGATGCTTATAAAATTTTACTGGATGCAATAA AATACAGTGATTTAAGAAGTCAAGATCAGTTGTCTAAAATTAGAGAAGCTTTGTCTAAACTACCTCCTGCCCATTATCAAACTCTCCGATATTTATTGGCACACCTTGTCAG AGTTACAGAGAAGAAACCAAAGAATATGATGGGACCTGACAATCTAGCAATAGTATTTGCTCCAACTCTAATGAGAAGTCCAGAAGCAGATCCCTTTGTCAGTTTACTGTCAGCTGGCCATGAACAAAGATCAATAGAAGTCATGATATCATGTTACAGAGACTTGTTTGGCAGAATTAGTACACAACAAAGTGTTAACGAACATAGACTGGTAGATCATGTGTAG
- the LOC143063978 gene encoding N-chimaerin-like isoform X4 encodes MDGGESQPLPTWKTYLYTLQLQAPKPKVIPCQREVPNKPPFYQKEYHGNISREEADRLLCQGDGSYLVRKSERAHDAYTLAISFEGQTKNFKLFNDGQHYVGEKRFDTVHDLVADGLIHFYVEAKASDYISKLSNESNYAESPYLAYTAKKKRLHLSDKNRKTVVRHPGDQADGEKRISNGSATNGAVVDDDLDTEELDANVHEYEKPHVFKTTNFIGLNWCDYCANFMWGLIAQGVKCQDCGFSAHKKCSEKVPNDCMPDIKFVKNLYGADLTTAVKLRNTPLPIVVTKCIKEIESRGLEHEGLYRIAGLHDEVETIRMEFDKDLEKTDISEARYDDIHSLTSVLKLYFRLLPIPLVTFDAYKILLDAIKYSDLRSQDQLSKIREALSKLPPAHYQTLRYLLAHLVRVTEKKPKNMMGPDNLAIVFAPTLMRSPEADPFVSLLSAGHEQRSIEVMISCYRDLFGRISTQQSVNEHRLVDHV; translated from the exons ATGG ATGGTGGAGAAAGTCAACCCTTACCTACTTGGAAAACATATT taTACACACTACAGCTTCAAGCTCCTAAACCAAAGGTTATACCATGCCAAAGGGAG GTACCTAACAAGCCACCATTTTACCAAAAAGA ATACCATGGTAACATAAGTCGAGAAGAGGCTGACCGTCTGCTGTGTCAGGGTGATGGTTCATATCTAGTCAGGAAAAGTGAACGAGCGCACGATGCATATACATTAGCTATTAG ttttgaaggacagaccaaaaactttaaattatttaatgatGGGCAGCATTATGTCGGAGAAAAACGTTTTGATACAGTACACGATTTAGTAGCTGATGGACTTATTCACTTTTATGTGGAAGCGAAAGCTTCAGACTATATATCAAAACTCTCTAATGAATCAAATTATGCTGAGTCCCCATATCTGGCATACACTGCCAAGAAAAAACGACTACACCTCTCAGACAAAAATCGCAAAACTGTAGTTCGACATCCAGGCGACCAGGCTGATGGGGAAAAAAGAATATCAAATGGATCTGCAACAAATGGTGCCGTGGTTGATGATGAT CTAGACACAGAAGAACTGGATGCAAATGTCCATGAGTATGAAAAGCCTCATGTGTTTAAG ACAACTAACTTTATTGGATTGAACTGGTGTGATTATTGTGCCAACTTCATGTGGGGATTGATAGCACAAGGTGTTAAATGCCAAG attgtGGTTTTAGTGCTCACAAAAAATGTTCAGAGAAAGTCCCAAATGATTGTATGCCAGATATTAAATTTGTAAAGAATCTTTATGGTGCTGATTTGACGACTGCTGTGAAGTTACGCAATACTCCCTTACCCATTGttgttacaaaatgtattaaagaAATAGAAAGTCGAG GTTTGGAACATGAAGGCTTATACAGAATAGCAGGTTTACATGACGAAGTGGAAACTATCAGAATGGAGTTTGATaaag atCTTGAAAAGACAGATATTAGTGAAGCTAGATATGATGACATCCACAGTTTAACCAGTGTACTAAAACTATATTTCCGTCTTTTACCCATACCACTAGTTACTTTTGATGCTTATAAAATTTTACTGGATGCAATAA AATACAGTGATTTAAGAAGTCAAGATCAGTTGTCTAAAATTAGAGAAGCTTTGTCTAAACTACCTCCTGCCCATTATCAAACTCTCCGATATTTATTGGCACACCTTGTCAG AGTTACAGAGAAGAAACCAAAGAATATGATGGGACCTGACAATCTAGCAATAGTATTTGCTCCAACTCTAATGAGAAGTCCAGAAGCAGATCCCTTTGTCAGTTTACTGTCAGCTGGCCATGAACAAAGATCAATAGAAGTCATGATATCATGTTACAGAGACTTGTTTGGCAGAATTAGTACACAACAAAGTGTTAACGAACATAGACTGGTAGATCATGTGTAG
- the LOC143063978 gene encoding N-chimaerin-like isoform X2: protein MDRKTSKSSTKSQQSRYYNMTYQSNYGGESQPLPTWKTYLYTLQLQAPKPKVIPCQREVPNKPPFYQKEYHGNISREEADRLLCQGDGSYLVRKSERAHDAYTLAISFEGQTKNFKLFNDGQHYVGEKRFDTVHDLVADGLIHFYVEAKASDYISKLSNESNYAESPYLAYTAKKKRLHLSDKNRKTVVRHPGDQADGEKRISNGSATNGAVVDDDLDTEELDANVHEYEKPHVFKTTNFIGLNWCDYCANFMWGLIAQGVKCQDCGFSAHKKCSEKVPNDCMPDIKFVKNLYGADLTTAVKLRNTPLPIVVTKCIKEIESRGLEHEGLYRIAGLHDEVETIRMEFDKDLEKTDISEARYDDIHSLTSVLKLYFRLLPIPLVTFDAYKILLDAIKYSDLRSQDQLSKIREALSKLPPAHYQTLRYLLAHLVRVTEKKPKNMMGPDNLAIVFAPTLMRSPEADPFVSLLSAGHEQRSIEVMISCYRDLFGRISTQQSVNEHRLVDHV from the exons ATGGACAGGAAGACTTCTAAATCATCTACAAAGTCACAACAGTCCCGATATTATAACATGACCTATCAGAGTAACT ATGGTGGAGAAAGTCAACCCTTACCTACTTGGAAAACATATT taTACACACTACAGCTTCAAGCTCCTAAACCAAAGGTTATACCATGCCAAAGGGAG GTACCTAACAAGCCACCATTTTACCAAAAAGA ATACCATGGTAACATAAGTCGAGAAGAGGCTGACCGTCTGCTGTGTCAGGGTGATGGTTCATATCTAGTCAGGAAAAGTGAACGAGCGCACGATGCATATACATTAGCTATTAG ttttgaaggacagaccaaaaactttaaattatttaatgatGGGCAGCATTATGTCGGAGAAAAACGTTTTGATACAGTACACGATTTAGTAGCTGATGGACTTATTCACTTTTATGTGGAAGCGAAAGCTTCAGACTATATATCAAAACTCTCTAATGAATCAAATTATGCTGAGTCCCCATATCTGGCATACACTGCCAAGAAAAAACGACTACACCTCTCAGACAAAAATCGCAAAACTGTAGTTCGACATCCAGGCGACCAGGCTGATGGGGAAAAAAGAATATCAAATGGATCTGCAACAAATGGTGCCGTGGTTGATGATGAT CTAGACACAGAAGAACTGGATGCAAATGTCCATGAGTATGAAAAGCCTCATGTGTTTAAG ACAACTAACTTTATTGGATTGAACTGGTGTGATTATTGTGCCAACTTCATGTGGGGATTGATAGCACAAGGTGTTAAATGCCAAG attgtGGTTTTAGTGCTCACAAAAAATGTTCAGAGAAAGTCCCAAATGATTGTATGCCAGATATTAAATTTGTAAAGAATCTTTATGGTGCTGATTTGACGACTGCTGTGAAGTTACGCAATACTCCCTTACCCATTGttgttacaaaatgtattaaagaAATAGAAAGTCGAG GTTTGGAACATGAAGGCTTATACAGAATAGCAGGTTTACATGACGAAGTGGAAACTATCAGAATGGAGTTTGATaaag atCTTGAAAAGACAGATATTAGTGAAGCTAGATATGATGACATCCACAGTTTAACCAGTGTACTAAAACTATATTTCCGTCTTTTACCCATACCACTAGTTACTTTTGATGCTTATAAAATTTTACTGGATGCAATAA AATACAGTGATTTAAGAAGTCAAGATCAGTTGTCTAAAATTAGAGAAGCTTTGTCTAAACTACCTCCTGCCCATTATCAAACTCTCCGATATTTATTGGCACACCTTGTCAG AGTTACAGAGAAGAAACCAAAGAATATGATGGGACCTGACAATCTAGCAATAGTATTTGCTCCAACTCTAATGAGAAGTCCAGAAGCAGATCCCTTTGTCAGTTTACTGTCAGCTGGCCATGAACAAAGATCAATAGAAGTCATGATATCATGTTACAGAGACTTGTTTGGCAGAATTAGTACACAACAAAGTGTTAACGAACATAGACTGGTAGATCATGTGTAG